A window of Leptotrichia wadei contains these coding sequences:
- a CDS encoding RnfABCDGE type electron transport complex subunit D, translating to MKFNMFRSKRRELQENIAKTNIDILISLIPMLLVAFLVYQVTPILVILSAVIGSELAEVIFSLLIQRKKDTLKDFSGIVIGALTGLVLAPFTPIYVAAFAGAMATLFGKTIYGETEKKIFNPVILGKLFVLTFFPAVLASNSAAWANPEVLNISESISGLPSLILTDRGIIGELSIIAIVLGGIYLIFRSKITWHIPVSFFVTIFFGFYIASNQNINVTTSLGEVIFMGVFVLTDTFTTPQHGFGKVFFGFLAGASTIIFWFMGIQAEAIVYSVLILNPFTRPINTIYKPNVFGVETVSFAEIIQGLGLAILIIALVFVVSYLHTLGFVPYIVYIYIVYGIWRLYNNR from the coding sequence GTGAAATTTAATATGTTTAGAAGTAAAAGAAGGGAATTGCAGGAAAATATAGCAAAAACGAATATAGATATTTTAATATCCCTGATTCCGATGTTACTTGTTGCATTCTTAGTTTACCAGGTAACACCTATTTTAGTAATATTGTCGGCAGTTATTGGATCGGAGTTGGCGGAAGTAATATTTTCATTATTAATACAAAGAAAAAAAGACACTTTAAAGGATTTTTCAGGGATAGTAATAGGAGCTTTGACGGGACTAGTACTTGCACCATTTACACCAATTTATGTAGCGGCATTTGCAGGGGCGATGGCAACATTGTTTGGGAAAACTATATATGGAGAAACAGAAAAGAAAATATTTAATCCAGTAATTTTAGGGAAATTATTTGTATTGACATTTTTCCCAGCTGTACTTGCTTCAAATTCTGCAGCATGGGCTAATCCGGAAGTTTTAAATATTTCTGAAAGTATTTCAGGATTACCCTCTTTAATTTTGACAGATAGAGGAATAATTGGAGAACTTTCAATAATTGCAATAGTTTTAGGGGGTATATATTTGATTTTTAGGTCAAAAATAACATGGCATATACCTGTATCGTTTTTTGTTACAATTTTCTTTGGATTTTATATTGCTTCAAATCAGAATATTAATGTAACTACTTCGCTTGGAGAAGTGATTTTTATGGGAGTTTTTGTGTTGACGGATACTTTTACTACTCCACAGCATGGTTTTGGAAAAGTATTTTTTGGATTTCTTGCCGGAGCTTCAACAATTATATTCTGGTTTATGGGAATCCAGGCAGAAGCGATTGTTTATTCTGTATTAATATTAAATCCTTTTACAAGACCAATAAATACAATTTACAAACCAAACGTATTTGGAGTTGAAACAGTTTCATTTGCTGAAATAATACAAGGACTTGGTCTTGCAATTTTAATAATAGCACTTGTCTTTGTTGTTTCATATTTGCATACTTTAGGATTTGTACCATATATTGTATATATTTACATAGTTTATGGAATATGGCGATTGTATAATAACAGATAG